A DNA window from Amycolatopsis sp. DSM 110486 contains the following coding sequences:
- a CDS encoding NAD(P)H nitroreductase, producing MDRGLPDDFTVKTAVAMAVRAPSVHNSQPWRWAVGDRSLHLYADPSRHLAQTDPDGRDLLISCGAALHHARVGFAALGWRADVHRLPNPAEPNHLAVIELHRHEPSPDEIALAAAIPRRRTDRRRHSSWSVPRGHLETLSAAAAEEGVVLRTAEDAERYYLAVAIQKASRQHLNDPAYRTELAAWSGRRAAPDGVPSRSTPPPDDTPGTLPSRHFADPDLAEAPASGEDAETVLLVLSTASDDRMSRLRAGEATSAVLLSATSFGLASCPLTEPLEIPDVRRTVEEKVSGGTFPQMVLRIGWAPVNADPLPATPRRDLDDVLTPLDATDLPDRAGYPWC from the coding sequence ATGGACCGTGGACTCCCGGACGACTTCACCGTCAAGACCGCGGTAGCCATGGCCGTCCGCGCACCGTCGGTGCACAATTCTCAGCCCTGGCGCTGGGCAGTCGGCGACCGCTCGCTCCACCTCTACGCTGACCCGTCCCGGCACCTGGCCCAGACCGACCCCGACGGCCGCGACCTCCTCATCAGCTGCGGAGCCGCGTTGCACCACGCACGCGTCGGCTTCGCGGCTCTAGGCTGGCGCGCCGACGTGCACCGCCTCCCCAATCCGGCCGAGCCGAACCACCTCGCAGTAATCGAGCTGCACCGACACGAACCGTCTCCGGACGAGATCGCGCTCGCCGCCGCGATCCCGCGGCGCCGCACCGACCGCCGCCGACACAGCTCATGGTCGGTCCCCCGCGGGCATCTCGAAACACTCTCCGCCGCAGCGGCAGAGGAAGGCGTCGTCCTGCGCACCGCCGAAGACGCCGAGCGTTACTACCTGGCCGTCGCAATCCAGAAGGCCTCGAGGCAGCATCTCAACGACCCTGCCTACCGGACGGAGCTGGCAGCGTGGAGCGGGCGCCGCGCCGCGCCCGACGGTGTCCCCTCGCGCAGCACACCACCACCCGACGACACCCCAGGCACACTCCCGTCGCGCCACTTCGCCGATCCCGACCTCGCCGAGGCACCGGCCAGCGGCGAGGACGCCGAGACGGTGCTGCTCGTCCTGAGCACCGCGTCCGACGACCGCATGTCGCGGCTGCGTGCCGGCGAGGCGACGAGCGCCGTGCTGCTGTCCGCGACAAGCTTCGGCCTCGCCAGCTGCCCCTTGACCGAACCACTGGAGATCCCCGATGTCCGCCGCACCGTCGAGGAAAAAGTCTCCGGTGGCACCTTTCCCCAGATGGTGCTGCGCATCGGCTGGGCGCCGGTCAACGCCGACCCGCTGCCCGCGACCCCGCGCCGCGACCTCGACGACGTGCTGACACCGCTCGACGCCACCGACTTGCCGGACCGCGCCGGCTATCCGTGGTGCTGA
- a CDS encoding universal stress protein: MDSEKPASGRLIVVGVDASPRGDAALRWTLKTAALPGDTVHAVVVRPDEALLPGTSFALQPHGRQPEATYSPHAHISRIRAEFPAAPDVTVTTPHGDPATELVTASAEADLLVVGAHGAGRASDFLLGSVSRDCVRCSRCPVVVITPEAANRLMPAHTS, translated from the coding sequence ATGGACTCCGAGAAACCGGCCTCAGGTCGTCTGATCGTCGTCGGTGTCGACGCCTCGCCCCGCGGTGACGCCGCGCTGCGCTGGACGTTGAAGACGGCCGCATTGCCCGGCGACACGGTCCACGCGGTGGTGGTTCGTCCCGACGAGGCCCTGCTTCCCGGGACGTCCTTCGCGCTCCAGCCGCACGGACGGCAACCGGAAGCAACGTACTCGCCGCACGCGCACATCTCCCGGATCCGCGCGGAGTTCCCAGCGGCACCAGACGTCACCGTCACCACCCCGCACGGCGACCCGGCCACCGAGCTGGTCACCGCCTCCGCCGAAGCCGACCTGCTCGTCGTCGGCGCCCACGGCGCGGGGCGGGCCTCGGACTTCCTGCTGGGCAGCGTCTCACGCGATTGCGTCCGCTGCTCCCGTTGTCCCGTCGTGGTCATCACGCCGGAAGCCGCGAACCGGCTGATGCCCGCCCACACTTCGTGA
- a CDS encoding PEP/pyruvate-binding domain-containing protein codes for MTHVRNLAEIRLADAETVGGKAANLGEMIEAGYPVPNGFVMSRDGYWTALEEAGVRARVADLHASALANADDMQQLADACEQLPALVRSAGLTEELAADLTAAYRELGGSAPVAVGSSATGEDGAEASFAGMNASHTNVRGDHALAERVADCWTSPARKRPISPPIGMSGFGEALAHIRAVVFRRRGAPPHRQRRSR; via the coding sequence ATGACGCACGTACGGAACTTGGCCGAAATCCGACTCGCCGACGCCGAAACCGTGGGCGGCAAGGCGGCCAACCTCGGCGAGATGATCGAGGCGGGGTACCCCGTGCCGAACGGTTTCGTCATGTCGCGCGATGGCTACTGGACGGCGCTGGAGGAGGCCGGTGTGCGTGCGCGGGTCGCGGACCTGCACGCGAGTGCGCTCGCCAACGCGGACGACATGCAGCAACTCGCCGACGCCTGCGAGCAGCTGCCCGCGCTGGTGCGCTCGGCCGGGCTCACCGAGGAGCTGGCTGCCGACCTGACAGCGGCCTACCGGGAGCTCGGCGGTTCGGCTCCCGTTGCGGTGGGCTCCTCGGCGACGGGCGAGGACGGCGCGGAAGCCTCGTTCGCCGGCATGAACGCCAGCCACACCAACGTGCGGGGCGACCATGCCCTGGCCGAGCGGGTGGCGGACTGCTGGACGTCACCCGCTCGAAAACGCCCGATAAGCCCGCCGATCGGGATGTCGGGGTTCGGCGAGGCGCTCGCGCACATCCGCGCAGTCGTGTTCCGGCGGCGCGGTGCGCCCCCGCATCGGCAGCGGCGGTCGCGATGA
- a CDS encoding SHOCT domain-containing protein — protein MMYWGSYGMGGWGVVLMAVDTVLFWVLVIVAVVALVRVLSCWPGRGDRERSNSEQLLAERFARDEIDEQAYRCDLETLRQVRHSTSGGS, from the coding sequence ATGATGTACTGGGGCAGCTACGGAATGGGCGGCTGGGGCGTCGTGCTCATGGCCGTCGACACCGTGCTGTTCTGGGTGCTGGTGATCGTCGCGGTCGTGGCGCTGGTCCGCGTCCTCAGCTGCTGGCCCGGCCGCGGAGACCGTGAACGGTCGAACTCGGAACAGCTACTGGCCGAACGGTTTGCTCGCGACGAGATCGACGAGCAGGCCTACCGGTGTGACCTCGAGACGCTGCGTCAGGTCCGCCACTCCACATCCGGCGGGTCTTGA
- a CDS encoding MFS transporter, whose product MTERKTRRESQAGRSVLLTLATGQFVMALDTTVMNTAIATVAEDLGTTVTGIQTAITLYTLVMASLMITGGKLGEILGRKRAFSIGCVVYACGSLTTALAPNLVVLIIGWSFLEGLGAVLIMPAIVALVASNFGKPERPRAYGLVAAAGAIAAALGPVIGGAFTTYASWRWVFAGEVLIVLVILVLARRVNDTPAEEGTRLDLGGTAMSALGLGMIVLGVLVSGSWGFIQPKPGAPTWLGLSPGIWLVLAGGVMSAVFLAWEKRRVTRHEGALVDPALLGVRQLRSGVGSFLFMFLVQAGLFFIIPLYLSVALGLSAVETGIRLLPLSLTLLLFAVGIPKLRPDASPRRVVRLGFLAVFAGIVLLVVLLDVSSEPQIITWPLLLAGAGLGALASQLGSVTVSSVRDEMSGEVGGLQNTGTQLGASIGTALAGAVVISALTASFFTGIQGNPDVPADLAAQAQTQLSSGVPFLSDDQLRVALDKADVPPATADAVVATNAESRIAGLRAALAVLAMLTLLALAVTGDIPREQPGARPKPNPPQE is encoded by the coding sequence TTGACCGAGCGGAAGACCAGGCGAGAGTCGCAAGCCGGCAGGTCTGTCCTGCTCACTTTGGCAACAGGGCAGTTCGTCATGGCCCTGGACACCACCGTGATGAACACCGCGATCGCGACCGTCGCCGAGGACCTTGGCACGACCGTCACAGGCATCCAGACGGCGATCACGCTCTACACGCTGGTGATGGCCTCGCTCATGATCACCGGCGGGAAGCTGGGCGAAATCCTCGGCCGCAAGCGCGCGTTCTCGATCGGCTGCGTCGTGTACGCGTGCGGGTCGCTGACCACAGCCCTGGCGCCGAACCTCGTCGTGCTCATCATCGGCTGGTCGTTCCTGGAAGGCCTGGGAGCGGTGCTCATCATGCCGGCGATCGTGGCGCTCGTGGCGTCGAACTTCGGCAAACCCGAGCGTCCCAGGGCCTACGGTCTGGTCGCGGCGGCGGGCGCTATCGCCGCCGCGCTGGGCCCGGTGATCGGCGGCGCGTTCACGACCTACGCGTCGTGGCGCTGGGTCTTCGCCGGCGAGGTGCTGATCGTGCTGGTGATCCTGGTCCTGGCCAGGCGCGTGAACGACACGCCGGCCGAAGAAGGGACCAGGCTCGACCTCGGCGGCACTGCGATGTCCGCGTTGGGGCTCGGGATGATCGTGCTCGGTGTCCTGGTCTCCGGCAGCTGGGGTTTCATCCAGCCGAAGCCCGGCGCCCCGACGTGGCTCGGACTTTCGCCGGGGATCTGGCTTGTGCTCGCGGGCGGCGTGATGTCCGCGGTCTTCCTCGCGTGGGAGAAGCGGCGTGTCACGCGGCACGAGGGCGCGCTCGTCGACCCGGCGCTGCTGGGTGTCCGCCAGCTGCGCAGCGGTGTCGGCTCGTTCCTGTTCATGTTCCTCGTGCAGGCAGGCCTCTTCTTCATCATCCCGCTGTACCTGTCCGTCGCGCTCGGGCTGTCGGCGGTGGAGACCGGCATCCGGCTGCTGCCCCTGTCGCTGACGCTGCTGCTGTTCGCGGTGGGCATCCCGAAGCTGCGGCCCGACGCCTCGCCGCGACGGGTCGTCAGGCTCGGGTTCTTGGCCGTCTTCGCGGGCATCGTGCTCCTCGTTGTGCTGCTCGACGTCAGTTCCGAGCCCCAGATCATCACCTGGCCGCTGCTGCTTGCCGGTGCGGGCCTGGGCGCGCTTGCGTCACAGCTGGGCAGCGTCACGGTGTCGTCCGTGCGCGACGAGATGAGCGGCGAGGTGGGCGGCCTGCAGAACACCGGAACCCAGCTCGGCGCGTCGATCGGCACCGCGCTGGCAGGCGCTGTCGTGATCTCCGCTCTGACCGCGTCCTTCTTCACCGGTATTCAGGGCAACCCGGACGTGCCTGCCGATCTCGCCGCGCAGGCGCAGACGCAGCTGTCCAGCGGGGTGCCGTTCCTGTCCGACGACCAGCTGAGAGTCGCCCTGGACAAGGCGGACGTCCCTCCGGCGACGGCCGACGCGGTGGTGGCGACCAACGCCGAGAGCCGCATCGCGGGGCTGCGGGCGGCACTAGCAGTGCTGGCGATGCTCACGCTGCTGGCACTCGCCGTCACCGGCGACATACCCAGGGAACAGCCCGGTGCTCGCCCGAAACCGAACCCTCCGCAGGAGTAG
- a CDS encoding HPP family protein: MRARDIMTTPVIGVTPSASLTEAVSLMTEYGFTTLPVVDQRGRLLGLICETDIIRARCPGDDETVSDPDSGVMTDRQAHRVASVMRTPGKGAAPDLDVTELAHRMADSGIRSLPVIELGHVIGMVTFQDVLGALAASRPS, from the coding sequence ATGCGAGCGCGCGACATCATGACCACACCGGTGATCGGCGTGACACCGTCCGCCTCGCTGACGGAGGCTGTCTCGCTGATGACCGAGTACGGGTTCACCACGCTCCCCGTCGTCGACCAGCGAGGCCGGCTGCTGGGCCTGATCTGTGAGACCGACATCATCCGCGCCCGATGCCCCGGCGACGACGAGACCGTCAGCGACCCCGACAGCGGCGTCATGACGGACCGGCAGGCGCACAGGGTCGCGTCGGTCATGCGCACGCCGGGCAAAGGCGCCGCACCCGATCTCGATGTCACTGAGCTCGCCCACCGCATGGCCGACAGCGGGATACGCTCTCTGCCGGTGATCGAGCTCGGCCATGTGATCGGCATGGTGACCTTCCAGGACGTGCTGGGGGCGCTGGCTGCGAGCCGTCCGTCCTGA
- a CDS encoding cation-translocating P-type ATPase, which produces MHHHSGQSVQQAPETVVLDVSGLLRASEQNVVDTRLRRQPGVLDVEANPVAQTATVTFDPALASVASLRQWVIDCGYHCAGQSVPHHLCDPLAEPAAQAPSAAHAEHAPAEAMGHGGHAGMSMAAMAADMRNRFLVALVFSIPIVLWSPIGTEVFALHLPVPFGWRPDVWSLLLSLPVLFYSCWIFFDGAVRALRARTLDMMVLVAVAIGAGWLYSLVVTITGGGEVFYEAATVLAAFVLLGHWFEMRARGGANDAIRTLLDLAPPRATVLRDGDEVEVASADVAVGDLLLVRPGTKIAVDGVVEEGESAVDESMVTGESLPVHKASGSTVVGATINTTGTLRVRATKVGADTALAQIVKLVQEAQNSKAPGQRLADRAAFWLVFVALLGGAATLAVWLLTGSAFSVAILFAITVVVITCPDALGLATPTAIMVGTSLGAKRGVLFKNAMALETTARIQVVVLDKTGTLTKGEPEVTDVITGDGATGIGEDELLRLVAAVERESEHPLAKAIVRHAEGNGTPRVRAERFENMPGHGAIAGVDGHRVVVGNGRLLAREGIDTGVLASRGEQLAGSGHTTVLAAVDGVPAGVIGIADAPRDTSAAAVAALHDLGIEVVMLTGDNQATADRIARQLGIDKVIAEVLPGDKATKVAELQANGRKVAMVGDGVNDAPALAQADVGIAIGAGTDVAIDTADVVLMRSDPLDVPTALRIGRGTLRKMQQNLGWAIGYNTIALPIAAGVFEPAFGLVLRPEIAALAMSGSSFIVAVNALALKALRLPTRSPTEPRPTSSERRHSVTT; this is translated from the coding sequence ATGCATCACCACAGTGGACAATCGGTTCAACAGGCTCCAGAGACGGTCGTCCTGGATGTCAGCGGACTTTTGCGCGCGTCCGAACAGAACGTGGTCGACACGCGATTGCGCCGGCAACCCGGCGTGCTCGACGTCGAAGCCAATCCGGTCGCCCAGACCGCGACCGTGACTTTCGACCCGGCGCTCGCCTCCGTCGCCTCGCTGCGCCAATGGGTGATCGACTGCGGATACCACTGCGCCGGGCAGTCCGTGCCGCATCACCTCTGCGATCCCCTCGCCGAGCCCGCCGCGCAGGCGCCGTCGGCCGCACACGCAGAGCACGCCCCAGCAGAGGCGATGGGTCACGGTGGGCACGCGGGGATGTCGATGGCTGCCATGGCCGCCGACATGCGCAACCGGTTCCTGGTCGCGCTGGTGTTCTCCATCCCGATCGTGCTGTGGTCGCCGATCGGCACCGAGGTCTTCGCGCTACACCTGCCGGTGCCGTTCGGGTGGCGCCCGGACGTGTGGTCGCTGCTGCTGAGCCTGCCGGTGCTGTTCTACTCGTGCTGGATCTTCTTCGACGGCGCCGTGCGCGCACTGCGGGCCCGCACCCTGGACATGATGGTGCTCGTCGCGGTGGCGATCGGCGCGGGCTGGCTGTATTCGCTGGTCGTGACGATCACCGGCGGCGGCGAGGTGTTCTACGAAGCGGCCACGGTGCTCGCGGCCTTCGTGTTGCTGGGGCACTGGTTCGAGATGCGTGCCCGCGGCGGCGCCAACGACGCCATCCGCACTCTGCTCGACCTCGCCCCGCCCAGAGCCACCGTGCTCCGCGACGGGGACGAGGTTGAGGTGGCCAGCGCCGACGTCGCGGTCGGGGACCTGCTACTGGTCCGCCCCGGAACCAAGATCGCCGTCGACGGTGTCGTGGAGGAGGGCGAGAGCGCGGTCGACGAGTCGATGGTCACCGGCGAAAGCCTGCCGGTGCACAAGGCATCCGGTTCAACCGTGGTCGGGGCGACCATCAACACCACCGGCACACTGCGGGTGCGCGCGACCAAAGTCGGCGCGGACACGGCGCTGGCACAGATCGTCAAACTCGTACAGGAAGCCCAAAACTCCAAGGCACCCGGCCAGCGCCTGGCCGACCGCGCGGCGTTCTGGCTGGTGTTCGTCGCCCTCCTGGGCGGTGCCGCGACGCTCGCCGTGTGGCTGCTGACCGGCAGCGCGTTCTCGGTCGCGATCCTGTTCGCCATCACCGTCGTCGTCATCACCTGCCCCGACGCCCTCGGCCTGGCCACCCCGACCGCGATCATGGTCGGCACCAGCCTGGGCGCCAAACGGGGCGTGCTGTTCAAAAACGCCATGGCCTTGGAGACCACCGCCCGCATCCAGGTCGTCGTCCTGGACAAGACCGGCACACTGACCAAGGGCGAACCCGAAGTCACCGACGTGATCACCGGCGACGGTGCGACCGGGATCGGCGAGGACGAGCTGCTGCGCCTCGTGGCCGCGGTGGAGCGCGAGTCGGAACACCCCCTGGCCAAGGCCATCGTGCGCCACGCCGAGGGCAACGGCACCCCGCGGGTGCGGGCCGAGCGGTTCGAGAACATGCCCGGGCACGGCGCCATCGCCGGGGTCGACGGGCACCGGGTGGTGGTCGGCAACGGGCGGCTGCTCGCACGCGAAGGCATCGACACCGGGGTTCTGGCCAGCCGCGGGGAGCAGCTCGCCGGCAGCGGCCACACCACCGTCCTCGCCGCCGTCGACGGAGTCCCCGCCGGAGTCATCGGCATCGCCGACGCGCCCCGCGACACCTCCGCCGCCGCGGTCGCGGCCCTGCACGACCTCGGGATCGAGGTCGTGATGCTCACCGGCGACAACCAGGCCACAGCCGATCGCATCGCCCGGCAACTGGGAATCGACAAGGTCATCGCCGAGGTCCTGCCCGGCGACAAGGCAACCAAGGTCGCCGAGCTCCAAGCGAACGGCCGCAAGGTCGCCATGGTCGGCGACGGCGTCAACGACGCACCCGCCCTCGCGCAAGCCGACGTCGGCATCGCGATCGGCGCCGGCACCGACGTCGCCATCGACACCGCCGACGTCGTCCTGATGCGATCCGACCCACTGGACGTGCCCACCGCCCTGCGCATCGGGCGGGGCACCCTGCGCAAGATGCAGCAGAACCTCGGCTGGGCCATCGGCTACAACACCATCGCCCTGCCCATCGCCGCCGGCGTGTTCGAGCCCGCGTTCGGCCTCGTACTGCGGCCGGAGATCGCCGCACTGGCCATGTCCGGCTCCAGCTTCATCGTCGCCGTCAACGCACTCGCGCTGAAAGCCCTACGACTACCCACACGATCGCCCACGGAACCCCGGCCGACCAGCTCGGAGCGGCGCCACAGCGTCACAACATGA
- a CDS encoding helix-turn-helix domain-containing protein, translating to MAERVWSEKDLVRRPNRRLAVLRHAEEVSGNVAATCRYYGISRTVFYRWKRRYEDGGIDGLKDRSSAPLHCPTITHPQVVEKIIHLRQRYHFGPLKIEMYLRRYHDQEIGHSTIYRILKRLDMSRLPASQRYKRHHQRWKGYEKQRPSHQLQFDVKFVEPIATDTGRKNRFYQYTAIDDCTRLRILRIYPRSDQKSAIQFLDYVLSRLPFQAGL from the coding sequence GTGGCTGAGCGAGTGTGGAGTGAGAAGGACCTGGTCAGGCGCCCGAACCGGCGCCTGGCCGTCCTCCGTCACGCCGAAGAAGTCAGTGGCAACGTCGCGGCGACCTGCCGGTATTACGGCATCAGCCGGACGGTGTTCTACCGGTGGAAACGCCGCTACGAAGATGGGGGCATCGACGGCCTGAAAGACCGCTCGAGCGCCCCGCTGCATTGCCCGACGATCACTCATCCGCAGGTGGTCGAGAAGATCATCCACCTGCGGCAGCGCTACCACTTCGGCCCGCTGAAGATCGAGATGTACCTGCGTCGCTACCACGACCAGGAGATCGGTCACTCGACGATCTACCGCATCCTCAAACGCCTGGACATGAGCCGACTCCCCGCCTCCCAGCGCTACAAACGCCATCATCAACGCTGGAAGGGCTACGAGAAACAGCGCCCCAGCCACCAGCTCCAGTTCGATGTCAAGTTCGTAGAGCCGATCGCCACCGACACCGGCCGGAAGAACCGGTTCTACCAGTACACCGCGATCGACGACTGCACCCGCTTACGGATCCTGCGGATCTATCCCCGATCCGACCAGAAGAGCGCGATCCAGTTCCTGGACTACGTGCTGTCCCGGCTGCCGTTCCAAGCGGGCCTGTAA
- a CDS encoding MBL fold metallo-hydrolase produces MVPTGCRFLVDSPGGGILVGCGAFDDTAALSRRNWSPAPRELHEAGTIVLPDASPEDCGFLPALVAEGWRGEVFATPETAELVPIALADTARLQAEEAVHANATGWSGHHPAVAPFGESDVERAVELLRPAEIGTSLDLGLGSTLELGAAGRRLGAAWVRVSSDAWSVVFSGVLGGARHPLLTPPQPRPECATLVLDAPQSGGDRGYDESRFAAAVHRAIHRGGSVLVPVSAVGLTEVVLTTLADLMDAGDIPRLKVVLDSPVGLDAVEVHRRARAARRPDVRLDATAEVRLPEGLVEVRSAEGFEPVPGPAVVLAGTASASCGRVRGHLSRMLPDSHNAVVLVGLAPSGTPAHCLAAGDRQVKIRGRYVPTRAEITQLGAFGTRADESSLLAWAAGAGTAPETVYVVQDEADRTRRLAKALHAEYGWCAVVPAEGERVLL; encoded by the coding sequence ATGGTGCCCACCGGTTGCAGATTCCTCGTCGACTCGCCAGGCGGTGGCATCCTGGTGGGCTGCGGCGCTTTCGACGACACGGCCGCTCTGTCCCGCCGGAACTGGTCACCCGCGCCGCGTGAGCTGCACGAAGCCGGCACGATCGTGCTGCCCGACGCCTCTCCGGAGGACTGCGGGTTCTTGCCTGCGCTCGTAGCGGAGGGCTGGCGCGGAGAGGTTTTCGCGACTCCGGAGACCGCCGAGCTGGTTCCGATCGCCCTCGCCGACACCGCACGGCTGCAGGCCGAGGAAGCGGTGCACGCCAATGCGACCGGATGGTCGGGCCATCATCCCGCGGTCGCGCCGTTCGGGGAGTCCGACGTCGAACGCGCCGTGGAGTTGCTGCGGCCCGCCGAGATCGGCACGTCCCTCGACCTCGGTCTCGGCAGCACGCTTGAGCTGGGTGCCGCAGGCCGGCGGCTCGGCGCGGCCTGGGTCCGCGTGTCGTCGGATGCGTGGAGTGTGGTCTTCAGCGGGGTCCTGGGTGGCGCCCGCCATCCATTGCTCACGCCTCCGCAGCCGCGGCCGGAGTGCGCCACGCTCGTGCTCGATGCGCCTCAGTCCGGCGGCGACAGGGGGTACGACGAGTCTCGGTTCGCCGCCGCGGTGCACCGGGCGATCCACAGGGGTGGCAGCGTTCTCGTGCCCGTTTCGGCAGTAGGACTGACCGAGGTGGTCCTCACGACTCTGGCGGACTTGATGGACGCGGGCGACATCCCGCGACTGAAGGTCGTGCTCGACAGTCCTGTCGGGCTGGACGCGGTGGAGGTCCACCGCCGGGCGCGCGCCGCCCGCCGGCCGGACGTGCGCCTCGACGCCACCGCGGAGGTGCGGCTGCCGGAAGGCCTGGTGGAGGTCCGCTCCGCCGAGGGCTTCGAGCCGGTGCCCGGGCCCGCCGTCGTCCTCGCCGGCACCGCGTCGGCGTCTTGCGGGCGGGTCCGGGGGCACCTGTCCAGGATGCTGCCGGACTCGCACAATGCTGTGGTGCTGGTGGGCCTGGCGCCGTCCGGGACCCCGGCCCACTGCCTCGCGGCAGGAGACCGGCAGGTGAAGATCCGCGGCCGTTACGTGCCGACCCGGGCTGAGATCACCCAGCTCGGCGCATTCGGGACGCGGGCGGACGAGAGTTCGCTCCTGGCGTGGGCGGCGGGTGCGGGAACGGCGCCGGAGACGGTCTACGTCGTGCAGGACGAAGCCGATCGGACGAGAAGGCTGGCGAAGGCTCTGCACGCGGAGTACGGGTGGTGCGCGGTGGTGCCTGCCGAAGGTGAGCGCGTTCTGCTGTGA